A region from the Arachis ipaensis cultivar K30076 chromosome B01, Araip1.1, whole genome shotgun sequence genome encodes:
- the LOC107639585 gene encoding dihydrolipoyl dehydrogenase, mitochondrial — MAMANLARRKGYLLATKSVSSETLRYSLSLSSFIRSRGFASGSDENDVVVIGGGPGGYVAAIKAAQLGLKTTCIEKRGALGGTCLNVGCIPSKALLHSSHMYHEAQHAFANHGIKFSSVEVDLAAMMAQKDKAVSNLTRGIEGLFKKNKVSYVKGYGKFVSPSEVSVETLDGGNTVVKGKHIIIATGSDVKSLPGVTIDEKKIVSSTGALALTEIPKKLVVIGAGYIGLEMGSVWGRIGSEVTVVEFAPDIVPSMDGEVRKQFQRSLEKQGMKFMLKTKVVGVDTSGDGVKLTLEPAAGGEQTTLEADVVLVSAGRTPFTAGLALDKIGVETDKIGRILVNERFATNVSGVYAIGDVIPGPMLAHKAEEDGVACVEYIAGKVGHVDYDKVPGVVYTNPEVASVGKTEEQVKELGVEYRVGKFPFMANSRAKAIDNAEGLVKILAEKETDKILGVHIMAPNAGELIHEAAIALQYDASSEDIARVCHAHPTMSEAVKEAAMATYDKPIHI; from the exons atggCTATGGCGAACTTGGCGAGGAGAAAGGGTTACCTGCTTGCGACGAAGAGCGTGTCATCGGAGACGCTTAGATACTCTCTCTCGCTCTCTTCGTTCATTAGGTCGAGAGGATTCGCCTCTGGATCTGACGAAAACGACGTCGTCGTCATCGGAGGTGGCCCCGGCGGCTACGTCGCTGCCATCAAGGCGGCTCAGCTCGGTCTCAAGACCACTTGCATCGAGAAGCGCGGCGCCCTCGGTGGCACCTGCCTCAACGTTGGATGCATCCCTTCCAAG GCGCTCTTGCATTCTTCCCACATGTACCATGAGGCCCAACATGCATTTGCCAACCATGGGATCAAGTTCTCCTCTGTTGAGGTTGATTTGGCAGCCATGATGGCTCAAAAAGATAAAGCTGTTTCTAATCTTACCCGGGGTATTGAAGGTTTGTTCAAGAAAAACAAGGTGAGCTATGTCAAAGGATATGGTAAATTTGTTTCGCCCTCTGAAGTATCAGTGGAAACCCTTGATGGAGGGAATACTGTCGTGAAGGGCAAGCATATCATAATTGCCACCGGTTCGGACGTGAAATCTCTGCCTGGTGTTACGATTGATGAAAAGAAAATTGTATCATCTACAGGAGCTCTTGCTTTAACTGAAATCCCCAAGAAACTTGTGGTCATTGGGGCTGGCTATATTGGCCTAGAGATGGGATCGGTATGGGGCCGAATTGGATCCGAGGTGACTGTTGTGGAGTTTGCACCGGATATTGTTCCATCCATGGATGGGGAAGTTCGCAAGCAGTTTCAACGTTCTCTTGAGAAGCAAGGCATGAAGTTCATGCTGAAAACTAAGGTGGTTGGAGTTGATACTTCTGGGGATGGCGTGAAGCTGACCCTTGAACCAGCTGCCGGTGGTGAACAGACCACGCTTGAAGCAGATGTTGTTCTTGTATCTGCTGGCAGGACTCCATTCACTGCTGGACTTGCGTTAGACAAGATAGGAGTGGAAACAGACAAGATAGGGCGTATTTTGGTAAACGAAAGATTTGCCACAAATGTTTCAGGTGTGTATGCAATTGGAGATGTAATTCCAGGCCCCATGTTGGCACATAAGGCAGAAGAAGATGGAGTTGCTTGTGTTGAGTACATAGCTGGTAAGGTTGGCCATGTGGACTATGACAAGGTCCCTGGTGTTGTCTATACAAACCCAGAGGTCGCATCTGTTGGGAAGACAGAGGAACAGGTAAAGGAACTCGGTGTTGAGTACCGTGTTGGGAAGTTCCCTTTCATGGCTAACAGCAGGGCTAAGGCAATCGATAATGCTGAAGGATTGGTAAAAATATTGGCCGAAAAGGAGACAGACAAGATATTAGGAGTGCATATTATGGCACCCAATGCAGGAGAGCTCATCCACGAAGCAGCAATAGCATTGCAGTATGATGCATCGAGTGAGGACATCGCACGTGTTTGCCATGCACATCCAACAATGAGTGAGGCTGTGAAAGAAGCCGCCATGGCCACCTATGACAAGCCAATTCACATTTGA
- the LOC107639594 gene encoding probable protein phosphatase 2C 2: MIVSQNMVAEAEIICKQSIPMLDMKYHLCVTQEQNVKIEVSPTSPSVPIFGQGACSEVQDSILETPVIEFVPNVRSGSFAEIGPRISMDDEHIRIDDLAGHLGFVFKCPIPSAFYAVFDGHGGPEAAAFVKRNAMRLFFEDAHMLQSYDTDSLFLKKLEDTHRRAFIRADLALADEQSVSSSCGTTALTALILGNHLLVANAGDCRAVLCRRGTAVEMSQDHRPSYLPERRRVEELGAFIDDGYLNGYLSVTRALGDWDFKFPLGIASPLIAEPDVQLVTLTEEDEFLIIGCDGIWDVMSSQVAVSLVRRGLRRHDDPQQSARELVKEALRLNTSDNLTVIVICLSPVQSIVESCSSPWRRRFKACNLSEETRNRLKSLSD; the protein is encoded by the exons ATGATTGTGAGCCAGAACATGGTAGCGGAAGCGGAGATTATCTGTAAGCAGAGTATTCCGATGCTGGACATGAAGTATCATCTGTGCGTGACGCAAGAACAAAACGTTAAGATTGAGGTCTCACCAACCTCTCCTTCTGTCCCCATATTTGGTCAA GGTGCATGCTCTGAGGTTCAAGATTCCATTTTGGAGACTCCTGTGATTGAGTTTGTTCCAAATGTGCGTTCTGGTAGCTTTGCAGAGATTGGACCACGCATATCTATGGATGATGAACACATTAGGATAGATGATCTAGCTGGCCACCTTGGATTTGTGTTCAAGTGTCCAATACCGAGTGCATTTTATGCAGTTTTTGATGGGCATGGAGGGCCTGAAGCAGCTGCTtttgttaagaggaatgctaTGAGGTTATTTTTTGAAGATGCTCATATGCTTCAATCATATGACACCGATTCACTTTTTCTGAAGAAATTGGAAGACACTCATCGGAGAGCTTTTATACGGGCAGACCTCGCCTTGGCTGATGAACAGAGTGTTAGTAGTTCATGTGGGACTACAGCATTGACTGCCCTTATACTTGGAAATCATTTGCTGGTTGCCAATGCTGGAGACTGTCGAGCAGTTCTTTGCAGGAGAGGTACAGCTGTAGAGATGTCTCAAGATCATAGGCCAAGTTATTTGCCGGAAAGGAGGAGAGTGGAGGAATTGGGGGCCTTCATTGATGATGGATATCTTAATGGCTATCTTTCGGTAACTCGTGCCCTGGGTGATTGGGACTTCAAGTTTCCACTTGGTATTGCATCCCCTCTTATAGCAGAGCCAGATGTTCAACTGGTTACTTTGACCGAAGAGGATGAGTTCTTAATCATTGGGTGTGACGGGATCTGGGATGTTATGTCCAGCCAAGTTGCCGTTAGCCTTGTTCGTCGCGGATTAAGAAGGCATGACGACCCACAGCAAAGTGCCCGGGAACTGGTGAAGGAAGCATTGCGCCTAAATACATCAGACAATCTCACTGTGATTGTCATATGCTTGTCCCCTGTACAAAGCATTGTTGAGTCATGTTCTTCGCCCTGGAGAAGAAGATTCAAGGCTTGTAACCTGTCTGAAGAGACCCGAAATAGATTGAAAAGCTTGTCAGATTAA